TCCATGTGCCGTTGCTGATTGGCGGGGCTACTACGTCCAAAATTCATACGGCGGTGAAGATTGAGCCGCAGTATAAAAATGACATCGTGGTGTACGTGCAAGACGCGTCGCGGGCAGTGGGCGTCGCGAGTGCGCTGCTGTCCAAGGAGCAGAAGCCTAATTACGTTGCCAATATTCGAGCCGAATACGAGCAAGTGCGCGTAAAACGGGCGGCAAATCAAACCGAGCGCAAGTTGATAAGCATTGCTGCGGCAAGGGCGAATAAGTTTCAGGTGGATTGGGCGAATTACACGCCGCCTAAACCGAACACTCTCACCCCGCTGGTCTTCAATGATTATCCGTTGGATGAACTGGTGGAGCGCATTGACTGGACGCCGTTTTTCCGCAGTTGGGAATTGGCGGGTAAGTTCCCTGCCATTCTGACAGATGAGGTGGTGGGTGAGGAATGCACCAAGTTGTATGCGGATGCGCTGGCGATGTTGCAGCAGATGGTGGCGGAAAAGTGGGTGCAGGCTAAAGCGGTGGTTGGGTTCTTCCCGGCGAATGCGCAAGGCGATGACGTGGTGCTGTATACCGATGAGAGCCGCACGCAAACTTTGAGCGTGTTGCATAATTTGCGGATGCAGATGGAGCGGAATGGGCAGCAGCCGAATTTCTGTTTAGCAGACTTCATTGCACCTGCTGTTCCCTTCGACTTCGCTCAGGGAACGGATGCCACGGTCGTTGAGCGTAGTCGAAACGACTGGATCGGGGCATTTGCGGTGAGTACCGGGTTTGGGATTGAGCCGCATTTGAAAGCCTTCCGCGAAAAGCACGACGATTACAGCGCGATCATGCTGGAAGCCTTGTGTGACCGTCTGGCGGAAGCCTTAGCAGAGCGGATGCACGAGCGCGTGCGCAAGGAGTTCTGGGGTTATGCGGCGGATGAAACGCTGGATAATAACGCGATGATTGCCGAGAAATATCAGGGGATTCGCCCTGCCCCCGGTTATCCGGCTTGCCCTGACCATACCGAAAAAGGCACGTTGTGGACGTTGCTGGATGTTGGGGCGAATACCGGGATGATCATTACCGAATCGTTTGCGATGTATCCGGCGGCTTCGGTGTCGGGCTGGTATTTCAGCCACCCGGATTCGCGGTATTTCGGCATTGGGCGGATTGCGCGGGATCAGGTCGAGGATTATGCCAAGCGTAAGGGAATGACGTTGGCGGAAGCGGAGCGGTGGTTGGCTCCGGTGTTGGGGTATGAGGCGTAAATCAGCCCATCAGCAAGTAGCCGGGATTCCATAAATCTCGGCATTGCTGAATATTCTCCTGCTCTAGCCAGAAACTAATTATGTATTACTACGTAAATAAAAACTCATAGAAAAACACATTAACCATTTGAAAAATAAAATATTAATAATTAATACGTAACTATGTTTTTAATTTATGTCAAGTTGTTATGTGCAACATTTGAAATAATCATTAATCCCGTTAACTGCCTAATCCATGCTGGATCAGGCAGTTAACGGTTTCAGAATCTCCGATAAACTCTATCGACAAGTCTCCACCGCTATTTCAGCAGCGTAAGCGTTTCAAACGCATCCATCTCACCCATCACATTGCCGCTACCGTCATACTGTGTTCCAGTACCCACCGTCGCTTTCACCTTTTTGTTTTTAAACTTGGCGGGCATTTCCGCCACCTCATTCCAAGCATCACACAATGGTGCCGAACACAAACCCGAATGCGGCACGCCTTGCTTGTCGGTAATGGTCAAGTAGCAGTTATCACCACACTCATACGACGCAATCACGCCTACCAAGGTTTTACCTGTGGTGTCAGTTTCAGGTTCGTCAGGCTGCTTGTTATCAACCGCCAGCTTTTCCAGAAAAGCGTCGAAGGTATAAGCGGTTTTGCCTTGCCATTCGATTTTGACCCAAGTGCCATCGCGCCCGCCAATCGAATCGGTTTTATCGGTCAGCGCCAACACCTTAACTTTGCCATCATAGGGAACATTGCCCAACTTTTTGCCGGTCACAGCGGCACTGTCGCGCACCGTCAGGTTAGGTTTCGCAGTGGCTTTATACCAGCTACCCGCCTCTTCACTATCCAGCTCGGTGGGTTCCTCCGCGATGGCGATCATCTCATTCAATGCCGCCAATCGGGATGTGTAAGCCGCTTTCAAGCAAGCAACATCGGTACAAACATCACGTTCGGCAGTCAGCCACGCCACTTGCTCGGTTTTCAGCGCAGCCTTGTCATCCGTACTGGCAAGCGCTTTTTGGAAAGAAGCGGCCAACAACTCATCCAAACTGGATAATTGCTTGGTGCTACAAACGGTTTTCTCTGCCCAGGTTTTGGCTTTAGTACAGTCAAAACTAGCCGCGTAGCCATGCAGTGGTAGTAATAACGCCACCACGACCAATAAACCTTGTGTCATTTTCATCATCATTATATGCCCTCGATCATCCGCCAAATGTTTCACGTTAATACCGACAAAAGCTGTTGATAATCTTGCGAATAGCTTGATGCTTCCGCAATCACATACGCCTGAAACGCCTGTGCCGCTGGGGAAAGCCACTTCCCCTCCCGCGTCACGATATGCCAATAGCGTTGGATCGGGAAATTCTGCACATCCAAAATCACCAACGAATGCGTTTCCAACTCCAGTCGAATACTGTGTAACGATACAATCCCCAAGCCCAATCCCGCAATCACTGAATACTTGATCGACTCATTGCTACCCATTTCCAGCGTACTGGTGAAGGTATGCCCGTGCTCCGCAAAAAACCGCTCAATCGCTGCGCGTGTCCCTGACCCCGGTTCGCGCACCACAAACTTTTCGCCAATAATCGCCGACACCGGAATATCTTTCTGCCCTGCCAACGGATGATTCGCAGGCGCAATCAACACCAGCGGATTGCACATCAGGCGTTGCGAGTGCAAATCCAGATTTGACGGCGGCTCGCCCATCACCACCAAATCCGCCTCATAATTCTGCAACTGTTCTACCAGCGTCTTGCGGTTGGTGATATTAAGGGAAACTGTAATCCCCTCATTCTGCTGCGAAAATCCCGCCAACATCCGCGTAATGAAGTAAATCGAGGTATTCGCCGCCGACACATTGATAACGCCCTGATGCACATCCTTTAACTCTTCCAGCGTTTCCACCATGCCCTGATATTTAGCGGAAATCTCGCAGGTATAGATGTGCATTGCCCGCCCCGCCGCCGTCAGCACAATGCGCTTGCCTTGGCGTTCAAATAACGACAAACCCACGTTTTCTTCCAATTGTTTGACCTGCATGGATATTGCAGGTTGCGTCATGTGCAACAATTCAGCGGCGCGAGTAAAATTTTCCGTTTGAGCAACGGTCTGGAAGATCTGGATCTGGCGAAACGAAATGTGCATGTTGACGGATTCACTCGGAAATTCAGGGTTTCTTGCTAACATCTTAACATAATCAAGTCTGATGTTTAAGTAAGAATAAATGACTTTCCCTTATCTTAAGCATTGCTTATACTTGCGCCCATCAAAAGTTATTGCACCCTTTTTATTCACGAGGAGAGAGTCATGGACCAATCTGGACGTTACGCGGATCTTAGCCTGAAAGAAGAAGACCTGATCGCAGGTGGCAAGCACATTCTGGTTGCTTACAAAATGATGCCACAGCCGGGTCACGGCTATTTGGAAGCGGCTGCTCACTTTGCAGCAGAATCTTCTACGGGTACTAACGTTGAAGTGTCTACCACCGATGATTTCACCAAAGGCGTTGACGCGCTGGTGTACTACATCGACGAAGCCACTGAAGACATGCGTATCGCGTATCCATTGGACTTGTTTGACCGCAACATCACCGATGGTCGTATGATGGTCGTGTCTATGTTGACGCTGATTATCGGCAACAACCAAGGCATGGGCGACATCAAACACGCCAAAATCCATGACTTCTACGTGCCTGAGCGTGCTATCCAATTGTTCGATGGTCCATCCAAAGACATCTCTGACATGTGGCGTATTCTGGGTCGTCCAGTGGTCAACGGTGGTTACATCGCGGGTACAATCATCAAGCCTAAACTGGGTCTGCGCCCTGAGCCATTCGCG
The DNA window shown above is from Candidatus Thiothrix sulfatifontis and carries:
- a CDS encoding SH3 domain-containing protein; translation: MMMKMTQGLLVVVALLLPLHGYAASFDCTKAKTWAEKTVCSTKQLSSLDELLAASFQKALASTDDKAALKTEQVAWLTAERDVCTDVACLKAAYTSRLAALNEMIAIAEEPTELDSEEAGSWYKATAKPNLTVRDSAAVTGKKLGNVPYDGKVKVLALTDKTDSIGGRDGTWVKIEWQGKTAYTFDAFLEKLAVDNKQPDEPETDTTGKTLVGVIASYECGDNCYLTITDKQGVPHSGLCSAPLCDAWNEVAEMPAKFKNKKVKATVGTGTQYDGSGNVMGEMDAFETLTLLK
- a CDS encoding LysR family transcriptional regulator, which gives rise to MLARNPEFPSESVNMHISFRQIQIFQTVAQTENFTRAAELLHMTQPAISMQVKQLEENVGLSLFERQGKRIVLTAAGRAMHIYTCEISAKYQGMVETLEELKDVHQGVINVSAANTSIYFITRMLAGFSQQNEGITVSLNITNRKTLVEQLQNYEADLVVMGEPPSNLDLHSQRLMCNPLVLIAPANHPLAGQKDIPVSAIIGEKFVVREPGSGTRAAIERFFAEHGHTFTSTLEMGSNESIKYSVIAGLGLGIVSLHSIRLELETHSLVILDVQNFPIQRYWHIVTREGKWLSPAAQAFQAYVIAEASSYSQDYQQLLSVLT